gaCATTTCCAAAGCTTCCCCATGAGTTAGGAATGATCAGAAACCAAACCTCAAAGTTGTTCTATAGGcattccccctgtggcacaacagagACGGTGTCTCCGCAGCACCAGCACGTGGGTTTAAGCCCTGGCCTAGCActgtgggttgaaggatctggcattgccacagctgcagtctagatcacagttgcggctcagatctgatccctggcctgggaattccatatgcctcctggcagccaaaaaagaaaaaaaaaaaaaggtttataggACCTAGTTAGTTTCAGGTTTTAGCAGTAAGATTTTTAATTCATACCTACAAAAAGTAGTTAATTTTATAAGGTAGGGAATGAGGCAATGCTAGTGCCAGCTCTGCATCTCCTAATTAGTTGAATGACCTTGAGTGAGTCATGTTAGTTTCCTGGAACCAGGAGTTCAATCTGATACAGGGGCCCCTTCCAGATTTGCTACTCCAGGATTTGAAGGATTATATTTTACCTCGTAACTTGTTAAGCTACTTAAAGGCAGGGCCTGGGCACAGCATCTGAACCTGGGTTACTGTCTTAGGACAcccagggaagggcaggagggGCAGCCACACAGAGGAGACCTCAACAAAACAGGCCAATGACACTTCCTGGAAGTGCAGGGTGAGGCTGAGAGCAGCCAACAGCATGAGCAGGTCACCTGAGGGTCATGACTCAGGTAGCGCCAggcaggtggggggaggagggagatgagGCCTGGCATCCAAGGGTGGCCCATTATCCAACAGGCTTGGCCATCAGGGGTGACCACTATGAGGGCAGGGATGAGGGAGAAGGTGCACATTacctgcagcccagcccagggaagGCAGGCCCTGGGTACCAGACAGTGTTCAAGAATGGCATGCAGATCCCAGGGGAGCCAGGGATGGGGCGGGGAGCTGGGAAGGAGGTCAGCCTTCCCTGAACAGGGCCCTGGCAGCTTCAAGCCACTGCACTTGTAGGTGGTAAAGTCACCTGGAGATCGCTGTAGAGACCTGGCAGCTGCCTCAGGCTTGGGCTCTGGGAAAGGATCTCGGAAAGAAACCCTCATGGATGGAGACTGAGCCAGTGGGAGGACTTCCCACTCCAGCTGAGGCTGGATGCAGAGCAGGGCAGGCCTGAGCCCAGAAGAGAGAGAGGTCCACAGGTCCAATGCAGAGGATCCAAGAGGGCAAGGTTAAAGAAATGACACAAGGAGAGCTGGTGAGCAGCTGGCTCTCCCCAGTTGAGTGTGGCAACCCCTGCAAGTCCTTTGGAGTTACCAagggccctccccagccccattcAAACCAAGCCAGGTATCTACTAATCAAGGCAAGGAAATTACTAGTCTTGCTGATTTTACCACCGACCCATCATATCCTCAGGAATGCAAAAAAAAGCCTGCCATTCTAAATACAGGAGTCCCAAACCTGGGATTTCTCTAGTTGTCTCAAAGAattgtgtaaatattttaagttgttttgatttgaaaagtaagtaaataagtttTCTAGTGATGGAAATGTATAGAAGCATGTCTCCCAATctgttggtttttaaattttttattataattgatttacaatgttctatttaCAATGTTCTAGCAGTAGCCAGGCAGCACACTGTGTGCTTGTGTTAAAATGATCTTTATCTAGATGGAGAAGTTAGCGCCATCTGGTTCGAGCACATCTGCATTTGCGTTATGCACTTGTTTTAGGGTTCAGATCTTAGCAACATGTTTCTGGCTGTGCCCAGTATATATCCACGCACAGAGGCTCACAGCTGAGCCATGGGATGTGTCTGCTTACCTGCTATATTCCATTTCCATTCCTGCGCAGGATTAGAGTAGACGTCTGTTTTCTTTAATAGGATTTTCCATCGCTACATagtcattttccttttataatcacTGCCTTGAGtttcatcttttcttattttagttattttcttgaCTTCTAAATTTACCCTGTAGAATTCTAGATATACAAAGAGAACTTCTGTAACAAACATTTCTTGACATCCTAAAGTTAGAGATCACTAGAAGGGTGGGAATGTTAGGGAAGGAGATGACGTGGGCCAAGCGGAGGCCTCCCAGCAGGACTCACTACCCTTCCCATTACAGCAGCAGGCCTGCGACCCAAGTGACTGTGGTTTCTGGGGCTCCCCCATCATGTACCGGGGGTCCCTCTCCCAGAGAGAACTTCTGCCGTCTAACCTGATCCTAGGCAGCTTGTTTTGTACAAAAACGTCTTCCGTGATCTCAAGATCTGACCTGTCCAcagcggcaggggtgggggttgtgGGAGTTCACATCTCACTGTTCACTGGGCACAGATTTGCATGCAGATCAGCCATTTCCATCGGCCTTCAGCTTCATGTCCTAGTGCTCCCGTGCACCTGCCCTGGTAAGACTTTCTGTGAGGTCTTTTCAGGTTAATCACCAAAACCAAGATCTTTCCCACCTATGCTCTTCTCCAAGATCCCCGCCCTCCTCCCGTCCAGAGGACTGTGACTCTGGGGGCAGTGCCTGTTACATGTTGCGACGCATGTAAGATGCCGTCTTGTTTGTCCTTTTCTGGTGCAGTTCTAAACAGCACTTCCTCACTGACCTATACCCTTTCAGGTACATGCCTACATCATCAGCTATCTGAAGAAGGAGATGCCGAGTGtatttggaaaggaaaacaagaaaagagagcTGATCAGCAGGTTGCCAGAGATCTACATTCAGCTGCAGCGAGAATACCAGATTTCTGCAGGGGACTTCCCCGAAGTCAAGGCAATGCAGGTAGGGGAGCCCATTATTACATCACCGGTGGGGGTGGAAGGGCACCCACCTTGTCTAGCTGGTTGCTAGAATCCTGCGTgggtttcattcttcttttctttttttttttttttgtcttttttttcttttctagggccactcccatggcatacggaggttcccaggctaggggtctaattggagctgttgccaccggcctacaccacagccacagcaatgcgggatccgagctgcgtctctgacctacaccacagctcacggcaatgccagatccttaacccactgagtgaagccagggatcaaaccagcaacctcatggttcctagtctgattcattaaccactgcgccacaatgggaattccgggTTTCATTTTTCAGGATGGAGGATCACACATTGAATTTTCCTGGCAAACCATGAGAAATCAGGTCCTGTGAATAAAGCAGCAATTGTCTGCCTGCCTAAACATTTAAACAAGAGGGAGACATTTCAAGAAGTATATTAAGCTCACCTGGAAAAAATTCTAGGCACACCACCTCTCCTTAGGTTGTGTTCAGGGTTTTCACATTGAGGTGACACCTGTTTTTTTGAATCCCAGAAGGATTTCAAAATTGTAAGGGAATTAGAGCTGAGGGTGACCTTGGAGGTCACAGAAGGTGGCCTCCTCAAGCCGGCCCTCCCCAGCACTGCCCTGCACTTCAAGATTATGTGCTCAGGCAGCGCTGCTGGCTCAGGGGCCCAGTCCAAGGCCATGGTGGTCTGTGGACAACGCTGGAGTTCACTAGATGCCAATAAGCTCTGCTCACTGAAGGTTCTGCCTAAAGGTCAGCTTTGGGCAGCCTTGAGCCTAATTTCAGAGTCtccctgagctgtgtctggacATCCCCAGAGGAGCCCAAGTGGGTGCTGCCACCCTGGACCCATGTGCCCACCTCCCTTCAGTGGTGTTAGATGACTGATAGGTGACTACTGGTAGCAATTCTTGACTGTGTTCCCCCAAGCAAAGCCACTCCACCTGGCTCCTCAGAGAGAGCCATGCCGACCATCTCCTTGTCCAGTGCAAGGACCTGCCTGCACCGGAGGCCACAATTTTCTCTGGAAGGCAGGCAACACAATTCAGATGCCTGCAGCCACCAGCCGGGAGTAACATGAAAACAAGAGAGGCAGGCTGCCCCCTCTGACCACCTCTCGTTTCTTGCACTTGGTAGAGGTGTGGGTTCCAAGAAATATGTTGCTCCCAGGAGGAGAACAATTTTTCAAGTGCGATGAGAACTTGTGGGGCTCACAGTGGGGGCATACTGGGGAGTGTGTGTCCCAAGCCTTGATGGGGGGGCCCCGCCCTGCCTGGTGGTCACTGACCTATGGGGGTGCAGGCCTGGATGGTTCTTGAGAAGCTGAGAATCTGTCAAGTGTCCTGTCTTTGAAATTTTGACTCAGACTTTCAAAGAATAGTGCATGGGCCAAAGAGAGCAGACTGCATACTGGCTGCACCCTGGAGACCTCTGGCCtcggagccactggcctacctcAGGAGGGGCCAGGTGATGGCAGTGGAGGCAGGGGTCAGCAGGCCACAGCAGGGGACACGTCGACCCTGAGGGGTTTTTTATGAACACTCTGTATAAAGTACCTGCTAAAATAAGAGTAGGATACACTTACTGTGATACCTGGGATCAGGGTGACTGTATCTGGTATATATGATCTGGTCAGATATGTTTTAGttgcctttaaaaattacattaaaacagggagttcccgtcgtggcacagtggttagcaaatccgactaggaaccatgaggttgtaggttcgatccctggccttgctcaatgggttaaggatctggcgttgccgtgagctgtggtgtaggttgcagacatgactcggatcccgcgttgctgtggctctggcataggctggtggctacagctccaattcaacccctagcctgggaacctccatatgccacgagagcggccgtagaaaacacaaaaagacaaaaaaaaattacattaaaacatctttctttctttttttttttttttttttttaaataagtgagtTGGGATTCCTGTACTCAGTTATTGAATTTGTTCTGGTCACAGAAAGTTGAGAGCTCCTGGGACCTCTTCTTGAGCAGGTTCTGCTTTCACACCCTCAGGTTATGCCCTGCACCCCATGACCAAACTGAGGGCAACTGTCTCCTTGCATCCTTCTGATATTTTTGAAGGGAAATGGGTTTCTTGCCTGGAATGAAAGCTGTGAGTAAATACTCAGTGTGTCTGATGGCCACATGGGGCATCTGTGGCTCATCAGCCTCCTGAGGGTCCTGTGCCGCCCCCCAAAGAGGTGCTGCTCCCAAGCCCTGAAGCCTTCCTGACAGACCTCTCCTGCCCATTTCTGGGGAGCTCCCATTCAGAGCAAGCAAACACTGTGACTGGAGCCACTCCTGGCCACGGTTGCCTGGGCCTGGCCGGTCATAGGGCATTAGGCCCTCCTGAGCTGGCCAGAGGGGCAGTCCCCCACCTGGATCCAGGAAGCAGCCACAGCCCATGTAGCTGGGACATGCAGAAAGGGTCTGAATCTTCACTGAGAACCCCGCAGGCAGGCCCCACACCAGGAGCCTTAGTGTCTGCAGTGGACACTTGAGTGCCCTGGGAATGGGAGCAGGAGTCCCACCTGACtggtgttcatttattcattgaccTAAGAACAGTGATTAAGGTGCTGTTCTAGTCCCCTGGAATCAATCAGTGaacaaacagtaaaaataaaaatccttggcagttcccttgtggcgcagtgttttaaggatccagtgttgtcacacaagcagcttgggtggctgctgtggcacgagttcagtccctggcctgggaacttctgcatgccattggtgcagccaaaaataaaatataaaagccggagttcccgtcgtggcgcagtggttggcgaatctgactgggaaccatgaggttgtgggtttgatccctggccttgcttagtgggttggggatccggcgttgccatgagctgtggtgtagtcacagacgcggctcggatcccacattgctgtggctctggtgtaggctggcggctatagctccgatttgacccctggcctgggaacctccatatgccacggaaaacagccttagaaaaggcaaaaagacaaaaataaaaataaaagcccttgCCCCTCCAGCATATCCATGCTGGGTTACGGTCTTTTGTTGCTATGACTATAACTGGCAGCACAGCCCCATGTTGGGATCTGCGCTTTTTACAACATAAGTACTGTTATGCTTCAGTGTAATTCATGTATTTGGCATCTCATTTAGTGTCTCTCTCCTGTGGAAGGTTATAATGCCAAGAAGCCAGTGACCCATGTCCTGTTCACAGCCACATCCCCAGCCCCTGGGGTATAGCAGGCGCTCAATGAACACTTGTTGCATGAGTCAGTAAGTTAGTGTACGTTTACCCCATAGCAGGCTCCAGGGTCTTGAGTTCCTCAGACCCTGACTCCCACAGGGCTCACAGGCCAGTGGTTTCTGGAGCAAACCCCTGAAAGCTGGCCAAGGATTCTTCCTTGGGAAGCCAGCCAGGCCCTGATCACACCACTCCAGTCCCTTCAGGGAATCCCCAGAGAACAGGGCAGGCCTGGAGTCCTGAAGCTCTGCTTACTGTCAGCTGATACCTCAGGCTAGTTTGCTGTCACCCGGGAAGCTGTGGGGGTTCCTGGTGGGGGTCAGGGCCTCTGTCTTCCCACAGTCTGTTGAGCATCTGACATGTTGTCCAGCACAGGCTTTCAGCCTCACGTCAACTGTGCCTGGGGTAGTGGCAAGTGCAGAAGTTTGGAGATGACTTGATCATGACCTTTGCACACCCCGGGGTCACTCAGAGGCATTGCCACTGCCAGTGTTAGGTCTCTGTTCTCCCTGTGCTCCTATGTCCCAAGCTGGCCAGGGTGACTCTTTGCTGTAGCAAGGAGCCGAGCATACCTTGCAGACTTTTGCCCAGCACTGGAGCAGACCTGTGACCTGCTCACGCATCTGCCTGTGTCTGCCCTATACCCTTTGCTGCATCCATACTATAGCCACCTTGATTGCTGACACAGTTGTCTTTCTTAGAGAATTGGGCCCCCACAACTGATGAATTGGCAGCATTTCAacagcagagggcagcagagcCATCCCCTTCTGGTCGGACCTCCCCAGTGGATGGGAAACTGCTCCTGGTACTTGTTGAGAGTGAAGGCAGGGGGGAGCCCAGTGGAGGCGGGGCTGAGACCGACCTTTGTCTCTTGGGAGGGAATTGCAGGATCCCAGGTTTGATGGCTTTGATGGATACCGTTGTTGATGAGTAAATCCTTAAATTCCCTAGTGCGTGTTCATCCGGTAAAAAGTCTTGGAGCCACCCTGGTGGAGGACAGGGATGGTGTGGTTTAACTTGGGTCACGCCTGCCTGGTCAGGGCTGGGAAGGTGGGTTCCTCCCAGATGAGAGTGTCGGGCTTATTTCCTATGCGCCCTGCGAGGCGGGATTGGCTGCTGCTTCCTGTCCACCCCTGCAAATATGTGGTCCATTCCCCTGGCTGGTTTTCCAGAGATTTGCAGTCTGAATGCATATCCCCTGCAGGTGGGTGGAAGGTTTGGGCGGGCACTGCCCTCATTCGTCCACTTGGCCAGACACAGGGGCCCTGTGTGTGCCCAGAGCTGAGGCTTATTCATGAGGAAATAGGGTAGGTGTCCATGCACCCAGGGGAATCCAGACTTGTTTACCCCAGCGGTACTCAGATTTTTGTGTAGGCTGCCCGCTCTCCTTCTCCTGGGCTTTCTCGTCTCCATTCCCTTAGCTGACCAAGCTGCCAGCAGCAGGAGCCCGGTGCCAGCAGCAATGTTTGGTGCTGATGTTAGGGGGACATGCAAGTGACAGTGATCCATCAGCAAAGATGAGGACATGCAAACTGGAACACTCCTTAGAAACCAGACAGGCCCGACTACCCCACCACtctagcccagcccagcctgcttTGACAGCCATAGATTGTGCTGGTGAGAAGAGTGTTGGGAGGTCACCTCTGTAGAGGCATGTCCGGCTGTTCAGCTTTCAGCTCTGTCCCCTCCACCATCTCAAGCTCAGGGCTCTACTTCTGAATTACAACCTGGTATGCCTGCCCTGTTGGGTACATGAAGAAGGGCCCAGCTCTAGAATTCCACTCCTGTGCCTGGAAAGTTCAGATGTGAGAACCCCACCAAAGAGAGAGCTCTGGACGGCCCAGGGTGTGGGATGCCTGCTTTAAGGGCGCATCCGTCTCCCTCCAGCCGTCCCTCTCCCCTTTTGCTTCCTTCAGGGAGGGTGTTCACCAAGTCTGTGCCTCCCCTTTTTCAGGAACAGCTTGAGAACTACGACTTCACCAAATTCCACTCGCTGAAGCCCAAGCTGATTGAGGCTGTGGACAACATGCTGAGCAGCAAGATCTCGTCCCTGATGAGCCTCATCAGCCAGGAGGAGATGAGCATGCCCACGCAGCTCGTGCAGGGCGGCGCTTTCGACGGCACGGCCGAGGGCCCCTTCAACCAGGGCTATGGGGAGGGTGCCAAAGAGGGCGCCGACGAGGAGGAGTGGGTTGTGGCCAAAGACAAGCCTGTCTATGACGAGCTCTTCTACACCCTGTCCCCTGTCAACGGCAAGATATCAGGCGTCAATGCCAAGAAGGAGATGGTGACCTCCAAGCTGCCCAACAGCGTCCTGGGCAAGATCTGGAAGCTGGCCGACTGTGACTGCGACGGCATGCTGGACGAGGAGGAGTTTGCACTGGCCAAGCACCTCATCAAGATCAAGCTCGACGGCTACGAGCTGCCCAACAGCCTGCCCCCCCACCTCGTGCCCCCCTCCCACAGGAAGTCCTTGCAGAAGGCTGATTGAGAGGCGGGCCGCACAGAGGGCAGGTGGTGCGGGGGGGCCTGGGCCAGAGACCCACGCTGCCACTGACTCACTGAGTGACCCTGGGCAAGGCTCTGCCCTCTTGGTGTCTCTGCTTCCCCATCTGTAGAATGAGGGAGGGAAGTCACTGGACACAAGATGAAGTCCTTTCACCTCTACAATTCGCAAAGTTTCTATTAAAATACTGAGGGGAGAGGATGGATACAGAGAGTAAAGGGttgagaagaaagggaaattgtCCAAGGAGTACTCAGAAGCCTGGAGAAGCCCAGATGTGGAATCCAGGAGCCACGGGGAGTAAGCTAGGGGCTCTGCTGGGCTTCCCTAGACTCTTCATCCTTTGGAACCTGGCTGTCCCTCAGAGGGCACTGGGTGGGAGGGCCTGCAAAGACaagcttattttgtttattttgtttcctgctgtatttagagtagaaaaaacaaaaaaaaacaaaaaaacagcagaagGGGTTTCTGTTCTCCCCAAACTGTCTACCAAAGAAAAGATTGCTGCCCCAGCTTTGAGAGGACACGCCACATCCACATGTCCCCATCTTTTCTGCAGCCCTGCAGAATAGTTGGGCAGGCCACAGAGAAGTCTATCCCGGTGCCCGCTGGCTGGTCCTCCCAgagcccctccagccctggggACTTCCCAGCAGAGTTGCATTTGGTTAGGAATTTGGAACTCAAAGCCTTAATTAACCCGCGCAAGATTTCTAGTATTCATTTCTAGTCACATTGAAATTTGAAGATTAGCTTTACTGGTCTATGCAGTCATTTGTAGCAAAGTCTATCATACCTCAACTAGAGTAAGAAAAGAGGTGGTTCTCCCCAGTCCTCAGTTACTGTGGTTACATGTCCCCAGGGCTCCTTGGTCAATGGCCAGACTTAAATTCAGCAAAAACACAGCTTGGTGTTTGCAGGGTCCTGGCCCTGTGAACACCAGGGGATGAGGGGCCAGCCTGCACTGGCTGTCAGGTGGAAGAGGTCAGTCTACTAGGGTTAGAcactattttcatttaaaagggggggggcattctttattatgtccatttttttttaatatcatttctgTATAGAGGACAAAGAAAGGCCTTTATACAGAAACAAGATGGAATCTTCGAAAGGCTATGTGGTTCACACCAGGAGCTAGGTTTGGGCACTTAACCTGTATGTACGCTCCTGAGCATCCTCTCCCCAGGTGCCCCATGTAAACCTCTCTGGACCACTTGCTCAAATACCTGTGTCCACTGGAACCCAACCTCCCAATATGTGGGCTCCCGCTGGGGGACACAGGGGCCTTTCACCATTATTTATGAAGTGAGAGAGATCTGAAAGAGTGAGGCTGTGCGTGGCCTGGGGTCTTGCCAGCaccaaaaagtaaatgaaatctgGACAGTTCCACCTCAGTCTTCcgaaatccaattttttttcttctggtgtcACCTGTGACATCAGAGCCAGAAGTGCAGGTTTAAGAAAAGGTTCATTTTAGAGGAGCATTTATCTGGATGCCAGCCCTCACACTCCCTAGCTTTCTAAATCGTTGTAAGCAAAGTCAATACTTTAACCTGGTTTTCAATCTTAATGAgcactttttaattaattagacACGTAGGAAAGAGACATTTATAATTCTAGTTCTGTAATCTGAGCAGATGGTTCTGTGAAGGCACAAGGACCACCAAGACGCGTTAGTGCCATGGACGCGCTGAAGGGCAAGGTGGAGAAAGGGGCGTTCATTTGTTCAAAGGTTGAGATGCCAGGTTAGCAGACTTCCATTCAGAACAATCTAGCTTCTTTCTCAGTTGtcatatataaagataaatatatgcacatgttgcatgtgtatgtatttttgaCACTCGTTGATGTGTGTCTTGATATAGCCAAGTCCCTAGGAACACAGAGGAATATGTTTTAGAGGAGCAGCAGATGAGGTTTCTGGTTCTTCGTGGATGGAAATGCCTCCTAGCATTGTGAGTGCCCTCAGATGAGAGAGCATCCAGCAGCTGAATGCTTCCCCtgctgagaaaaaaaggaagaaaaaggaaatcacatGTCCTGCTTTCTTACTATCTTAAAACACGAAGTCATCCATCATGAAAAAGTggattggaaagaaaaacactggAAAACCTTAGGGATGGTGGCCAAACGAGCACCCATGTTTTCCCAGGACTGGCATAGAGTTCCTTGAGTCTGTGTCCCAAACACCTGTCaccccctggccccacacagcaGGGCCAGGAGCCTGGGGCCCTCAGGATCTGGGCGCCTTGCCCAACCGTGTTGCCTTCCtacaccgccccctccccagagTGCTCAGAGATGTGGGGGGTGGGAGTACGTAAACTCCAGAACTCTGAAACTGTCTCCATGCTCTCTGTGCTTCCACAGAAGGAACCAAAGCATCTGGAATCTGTTTTCTGTGCAGCACGTGGTATCACAGAACACAAACCTCTGCCATCTTGAATTTTGGACAAAGTGGACATTCAAGTCATGAGCCTATCTGCACAGAAGCATTGCACTGAGACCTGCCCAGCCCCCCAGCTCTGCGGCCTCACACAGAAGTCCAACCTGCTGGGCATCTTATGTGGATTCTTTCCTCACCACGTGCTTAGATGGCCCGGGGCAGGGCCGCTCCTCCTTGGAGACGGCCATGCAATCCAGCTGGCTTTCATTTTTCCAGGGCTGGACCAGGTTCTCTGGGACTCTTGCCATCAGGCACCAATAATGCCTGGATTGGGACCTGTGGCTCTTCCCTCAGAGTGCTGGACCTTCAGGGGTTGGATATTTATTCTGTATCGTGGGATTGGAGTCCAGATGCATGGGAAGAGAAGCCAAATGCTCCTGCTCTCCCTCACTCCTCGCCCCCATTATCAGCAGAGCCCTCATCCCAACACCCTGGCCACAGCCTCTCCTGTGTCTGCTGGGTCTCAGGACCACCCCGTGCCACACTGGGCATGTCTTGTACCCAGATGGAGTACAGGTGGATGGAGTCCACCACTTAGGGTGGGGTTTATCCACCAGAGTCATggcctgccagcctccaccagaa
The nucleotide sequence above comes from Phacochoerus africanus isolate WHEZ1 chromosome 2, ROS_Pafr_v1, whole genome shotgun sequence. Encoded proteins:
- the EHD4 gene encoding EH domain-containing protein 4 isoform X2; the encoded protein is MRIGPEPTTDSFIAVMYGETEGSTPGNALVVDPKKPFRKLSRFGNAFLNRFMCSQLPNQVLKSISIIDSPGILSGEKQRISRGYDFCQVLQWFAERVDRIILLFDAHKLDISDEFSEAIKAFRGQDDKIRVVLNKADQVDTQQLMRVYGALMWSLGKVINTPEVLRVYIGSFWAQPLQNTDNRRLFEAEAQDLFRDIQSLPQKAAVRKLNDLIKRARLAKVHAYIISYLKKEMPSVFGKENKKRELISRLPEIYIQLQREYQISAGDFPEVKAMQEQLENYDFTKFHSLKPKLIEAVDNMLSSKISSLMSLISQEEMSMPTQLVQGGAFDGTAEGPFNQGYGEGAKEGADEEEWVVAKDKPVYDELFYTLSPVNGKISGVNAKKEMVTSKLPNSVLGKIWKLADCDCDGMLDEEEFALAKHLIKIKLDGYELPNSLPPHLVPPSHRKSLQKAD